DNA sequence from the Bacillus pumilus genome:
ACCATCTTTGGCTTCTTTGGCTTTGTTGGTTTGGTCGTTTTCTTTTCTTTGTCAGTAGTCTTAGATTTCTTTTTTTCCTTCTTCAGCACCTTAATTTTATCCACGTGTGTTGCTCTCATCTTCACACGTGTGGCCGTTTCCTCAATCGAGGTGCTGTACTGATAATCAATGAGATTCACGCCTGATTCAATTACCCATACTTCGGACGGATCAGGCCATGCTCTAAGCCCCATCTTTCCTTTAGCAGAATAGATTTGATAGTTACGCCCTGTTTGCTTCTTTGTTTCTTTCAACGCCTGCAGGATGATGTCATAAAGGCTTGTATCGTTTTTGAATACAATTGATTTAATGACATGGCCAGTGTTAGCAATCGACGTCATCGGGATCTGAAAATCTTGACCAAGCCGCTTCATTATTTGATCAGCCCGTTTGTTTGCAAAGACATAGACATCCTGGTTCTTCACCAAATACTGAAGCATGTCATAAGCAGTAAAAGTGAGCTTTTCATCTTTGGGCGTTCTTGCAAAGACTGTACCTCGAAAGAGTTCTTTTCCTTTCCACTTGAAAAGAACCGTGTCACCCTCTTTGATGCTGTAATATTTTTGTGAACCCTGTTTAGTCACGATCGTTGCTTGTATTGAGCGGGGGGCCTGATACCTTTGCCCCCGAAGTGTCACACTTTCTGTCACAAGCTCGTACATGGTGCCGCTTCTGATGGCAAAAAGCTCAATCAATGTCAGCCCCCCTATTGTGGTATTTTTAATTTTTGACCAGGGAAAATCCAATGCCCTGGTTGTCTAATATTGCGCCTACTTCGTTTGATCATCGCGGCTTTATTCGCATTCCAAATGCGGCGCCACTTTGTGCTGTCACCATAGAAACGACCAGAAATATCCCACAAGGTATCCCCCTTTTTAACGGTGTACACTTTTGGTGTGCCTTTTGAGCTGCGCTTTTTGCTGCTCTTTTTGGCTTTTCGTTTGATTTTTCTAGGTGATGCCGTTTTGTATTCTTTCAGCTGCAACGTGAATTCACGATCGCCAATATCGTAAGTACCTTCGCTATGGTTAAAACTCTCTACGCTGCATTGCATATTTATTTTTGTTCCTGTAACAATAAAGCGTACAGGCTTTTTTGACTTCATGAACCTCTCTATTTTGGCGATCGCATTCTCTGGTGATGGAATGCTTTTATATTCAGCGATAGGTGTATACTTCTTTGGAAAAAAGGCTGTAAATGAAATTTGACGAGCTCCTGGTACATCCAAGAATGTGAGCTCGCCAAATTTTGATACTTTGATAGATTCATTTTGTACGTTGTTATTGAGTTCTAATTTTTCAGGAAGAACAGGGAATCGCAGTTTGTCCTTCCCTTGAGAAATCCACAATTGATATTTTGATTTAGCCATCAATCACGACTCCCTTCGTTCCTGTGTTGATTTCATTTTCTAATTCATCAACCAACATCTGTTTGATCTTTTCAACAAGTGAATTTTCATCTTGACCATTATGATAATGCTGCTCACCATTAAAATTAATGATGACCTGTTTTGATCCACCAGAAGCAGACGGTGCACTTGCTGTGCCAGCTGTTACTGTTTGCACCTGACCTTGTGAAAGCTCAGATGATGCAGCGTTGGCCGGATCATATACGTCCATTCCTAAAGCCTGTGCAGCTTGAGCCAACAAGTAGCGACCACGTATGCCACGCTCTTCAGGAATAATCCATTCACGCTTGTTTCCTTCACCAACTCTAGCTATCTGTTCCTGAGTAATCAGTCCACCATTTGCATACCCCTTATATGGTCCACCGTTTCTGATACTTCGTAATCCCGGCGTGTTGAAGACTGATCCATATCTTCCCTTAATGTAGTTAATGGCCGCAACAGCATTATGAATTGGGTTCCAAATGTCATTCATACCCTTGCCTTTATTAGAGTTAAATGTCGGCCCAATGGTTTGCATTAAGCCTTTAGATGGTGTTCCCTTTTTGGCGTTGGAATCCCATAAGTTGATCGCTCTCGGATTTCCATTTGATTCGTGCTGAGCGATTGTCATCAGACCTGGAAGCCAGCTCATCGATGTGCCAGTTGCCATCAGAGCTGCCATGAGCCATTGCTGAACACTAAGACCTGAAGCCCCCATACCGCTAAACGCTCCGATTAATGAACCGGCTTGATTCTCTGCGAATTTCTTCACGTCAACCGAATCAAGACCTTTGACGACACCGATCGATGCGAATTTCCCAAGACTCATCATGACACGTGAAGGAGAATGAATGTCTAATTCTTCGCGGAAGGCTTGTTCGACTTTCTTGGCCATGTCCTTTGCCGCTTGTATCACTTCGCTTCCTTTGGACCTCATGCCACTGTTAAATGCATCAATTAGTCCAGCTCCCCAGGTAGGTGACTCTTGGCGAGCGGATAAGAAAGGTTGCCTTACATTTTGATCTAAGAATTGACCTGTGCCAGTTGGTGTCATGTTTTGACCTGCAGCAAAGCCAGTGACAGTTTGCACACCATAAAGCG
Encoded proteins:
- a CDS encoding LysM peptidoglycan-binding domain-containing protein → MAKSKYQLWISQGKDKLRFPVLPEKLELNNNVQNESIKVSKFGELTFLDVPGARQISFTAFFPKKYTPIAEYKSIPSPENAIAKIERFMKSKKPVRFIVTGTKINMQCSVESFNHSEGTYDIGDREFTLQLKEYKTASPRKIKRKAKKSSKKRSSKGTPKVYTVKKGDTLWDISGRFYGDSTKWRRIWNANKAAMIKRSRRNIRQPGHWIFPGQKLKIPQ